The Paenibacillus amylolyticus genome contains the following window.
ATTATTTGCTGAAACCCGTTAGCGATGAAGATCTGATCGAATCCGTGCAACGTCTTGTTCATCGCATTAAAGAAAAATGGGAAACGGCAGCCTCTCATCAACGAGCCTTACATGCCTTTCAGGATCATCTTCCGTTGCTTCAATCCACGATGCTGCATGAGTTGCTGACTGGAAAAGTCTATGATCCGAAGACACTGGCAGACAAGCTTGATCTGCTGGAGCTTCCCTACTCCATAGGTGAAGACCTCGGTATGCTGATTATTCGTATGGAAAAACATCTATCCGAAATGGCACACGGCGATCTGGCCCTGATGGAATATGCGATATGTAATATCATTAGTGAAGTGATGCATAATCATTTTCATATCTGGCACACACGAGATGTTCATGATTACATCGTTGTGCTGGTTAGCATGAAGCATTCCACAGCGATGAGCCATAACAGGAACGAGACGCCTCAGACCCTGCTTGAACAGTACGCTGCCCAGATTCAAACCAATGTTCAGTTATATTTAAAGGGTGCGATCTCTATCTCTGTATCCAGCTGGGGCAAGTTTCCTTACGAGATTGGTGAACTCTATGAGCGAACGGTCATGTCCATGCGTAAACGGATGGGTCAAGTCCAAGGATTGTTTGTCACCGCTTCCGATGAAACGGATGCCAACTCTCTACATACGATCAGGTCACTTTATCAGCCGCCAACGTTGATCAGCCTATTGGAAGCTGGGCGGTTTGAGGATGTGGAACAGAAAATTGAGCATATTTTTGAGGAACTGCTGCATTCCAATGAACATCATGATATAGCGGAGTCAACCTTTGAGGTGTATTTTGCTATTGCCGGTGCGTTTGCGTACATCATTCATAAAAATGGCAAACAAATCTCTTCATTGATTCCAGCAGATTCCTATCGCTATTTTCAAGCTCCCAGTTACTCCACTGCACAGCAATTACAGGACTGGTCCATACGCACACTTCATTACATAAGAGATGATGCTGAACAAGAGCTTAGAGACAATCACAGCACCATTGTACGCAGCGTCAAAAGTTTCGTCGACCTTCATCTGGCTGGAGATGTATCACTTCCTGCCATTGCTGACCATGTGCATCTGCATCCGGTATATCTGTCCAAGGTATACAAGGCGGAGACCGGTGAAGCACTCACGGCATATGTATATCGATTAAGAATGGAGAAAGCAGCCTATCATTTGCGAACATCGACCGCCAAAGTGTTTGAGATCGCAGAACTTGTCGGGTACAACAATACCGCATATTTCATTCGGGTTTTCAAGAAATTTTATGATCTCACTCCGCAAGAATATCGGGAAAATCTGCCGGTTTAAGGTGTACTCCGACCAGATTAGACGTTCAAGGTAAACTCGCGGGTTCCCCATTTTTCATATTGCATAATAAAAGGCATTGCAGGAGTTGCTCTCCTGCAATGCCTTTATGTTACTTCTTTTACTGCACCGCATCGAATTCATGTTTGCGGCGCTGTTCGCGTCCTATTTTCCGCTTTTCACGGACTCATACCACTCATTTACTTCTTTTGTAATCTGGTCGCCGCCTGAGGATTTCCACTTCTCAACAAAGGAGTCGAATGCATCCACGGAGGTTTTGCCATATACAATTTGGGAGAAGGTATCTTTCTCCATCTTCGTCAAAATATCATTGTTCATCTGCATTGTCATGGAAGGTGCACCGGTAAACATTTGATTGAACACGATGTCCTTTTGATCCAATACAATTTTGGCTGCATCAAGCATAGGTGCAGGTACACCTGATTTGATCTTTTTCTCGAAAGGCGTAGTCGCTTCTTCCCCGCTTGCCAGCTTCGCGAGTGTTGTCATGCTCAGACTCGGAATGCGCGCTCCATCAAACGTTAAAGTGTACTTCTCGGGAGCATAACCACCCGTAAGACTTGCATCCGTTGATGGTTTCCCATCGACCATAACCCAATCGTATCCTTCCGCAAATCCATGTTCGAACTCATCGCCCTCTTTAGGATTCGCATAGTGATCAAAGAGATAGTTCTGATAGGTGAAAAAGGCTTCGGGATTCTTCATGTCTTTGTTAATCAGAACTACGCCGTTTCCGTTGGACGTGCCATGTCTCCCTGCCTGACCATCCGGACCGGAAGGAATCGGATACGCTTTGTATTCAGCTTCAGGATTATTCTTCTTCACATCCTCGAGTGGCCAGGATGGCATCCAGTGAGGACCTACCACAATACCTGCTTTCCCAGCAGTAAATTCTTCGGCTGCTTTTGTCTCGTCATACACGCCTGCTTCTTCCGGGATATACCCTTTACTCATCCAGCTTTGTAACTTGGCCAAAGCCTGCTTCGCACCCGGTGTAACGGAGCCGTATTCAAGTTTGCCGTCTACCGTCAGATTCCATTGGTTCGGCATGGTGCCATAAGCGCCGAATACCCATCCAGCTTCTGACATCCATGTATTCAGCCAGTTCTTGAAACCGATGGTCAGTCCGTAGGTATCCTGTTTCCCATTACCATCCGGATCTTGATTCGTAAACGTTTCCATAATAACTTCAAGATCATCTATCGTTTTAGGTGCTTCCAGATTAAATTTCTTCATCCAGTCTTCACGGATCCACATGACAGGATCACCGTTATAGGCATAGTCCAGAATGGGAATACCAATTCTTTTCCATCCTGCATGTATGGATACCATACGGAAGGATCTTCGTTTACGGCTGCTTTCCATGTATCGCTTGCATATTGGTCAAACAACTCGCCCGCATCGACAAATTTTCCGGATTCAATCAATTCACGCACCAGATTGAATTCGCCGCGATACGAAATAATGTCCGGCATGTCGGCATTGGAAGCAAGGGACAGACGCAGCTTCGTCTCGAACGCATTATTGGTGGAAGGAGATATCCACTGGTTTTTCAGCTCAATACCGAGTTTCTCCTTGGCCCATTTGGTATGCACGTTGTTATCCTGATCCTCACCAGGCTTAAACTTCACATCTGGACCCCATGGCCGTAAATACGTAATAGATACGGGTGGATCATACTTCCCATCTTTGAGCTCCAACGTTGTCGCCGGTGTGCTCGTTTCTGTTGGTTTGTCGCTTGCGCTGCTGCATCCGCTCAAGGCTGCGGATAGGGCCAATACACCGATCATGACCATGCTGCCTACGCGTCTCTTTTTACTTGTGTCCAACTTCGTTCCCCAGTCTATGTAATGTTGCTTACACGTTAATCATAATGAATGAATGATATTTATGCCCATACTAATATTGCAACATTTATTGCATTAATTTAGGATATTGGATATTGAATACATATATTTAATAAATGCAACGCACTTGAAGACAGTAAAAGCAGCCGCTAAGGGCTGCTTCAGTCTGCTTAATTAGTTGTATAATTAATTACTTGTGTACTTAACCCAATCGTATTCCGCATAGAGCGGATTGGCACCGTTATAAGGACCGAGCCAGCTATCAACACCGGTTCCATTCCACAGGTTCATCATGATTTTTCCGGGCGTTGAAGGAATATTGCTGGTTGCCGTATGCTTCAAGACACCATCCACATACCATTTAATATATCCTGGCTGCCAGTCGAAAGCATACGTATGAAAACCTTGAGATGCATCAAAACCCAGATTGATAACCTTCTCATGATTGCCAACGCCGTTGGTATAATAATTAAACTGCACTTTGGTGGTGTCTTTCCCTAAAAATTCAATATCAATCTCATCCCATTGGGTGCCATGTGAAGGCCCTGTGTATGTGAAGAATGAGGAAACGACACCTGTGTTTTTGGCAGGTTTCATGCTGACTTCATACAAGCCGTACCCGTACGTATTCGTGGAACGGTACTCTCCGCAATCAAACTTGTTCTGTGCAGAGCTGGTCAAACCAAGCTTAAGCTTGCCGTCACTTGTGAAATTAACATTGTTGGCCCTCCACGTACAGTTGAACATGTTCCCATTGGAATACCCATCCGCCTTTTGCCACGTACTCGCGTTAAAATAGGTTAGAGGCTCCCAAAAAACATAACCCGCGAAAGCGCTTACCGAAAAAAACAAAGAAACAATACCTGTCACCACCAACGTATACCAAGACTTCCTTTTCATCATACACCTCCATGAATGATTCCAACATGTGTAAGTTTTAATATTAATGAGTGCAGGTTATACAAGGTAAAGATGCCTGCACCTCAATAATAGATAGCGCTTACATGGTTGGTATTTCCATTTTATCCGGAAGCATAGTGGGACTCTATAGCAAACTTTAAAGCAGAGATATTCATTTTTTAAGATTATCGTATCTCAGTATTCCTAAACTATAACTATCTCGCACCAGCATGTATCAAAATGTCTTCAATTTCTCTAAAGCCTCTACTCTTCGCATGACTGAGCGGTGATACCCCATCACAATCCTGTATATTCACGTCTGCTCCCGCTTTAATTAACGCTTTGGCCGATATTAGATCATTATTGTAAGTTGCAATCATGGCAGCCGTTTGTCCATTCTGATCACGAGCATTGATATTGGCTCCTGCTTGAATCCACTTTTGAATATTCTCATTATCTCTATCTTTTACCGTCTTGAACAACTGTTCTTCCAGTGAAATCATGCTGCTCTCCTCCACATTGGAGTCGTTTCTTGCTTCAGGTACACGTCAGGACGCCGATAAGAATGACGAAGATACTTCCCCGTTCCCCATCTGAATATTGAAAATCAAACTTTGCATACGCAAAAAATCGTTTCACCAATATTGAAAGTGCTTCGAATCTGATAATTGTTAAGATCATAGGCAGGCAGTGCTTGCTTTAGTTCTGGCTGGTTGAAGGTCAACGATTCGAAGATCTGGCTATTCTCCCGTCTGACGTAGAGCCCAGACTTCTCAGCCCGCAGCTAACCAGCATGCCCGTGAAGGACAGCAGCATTTTTATTCGAATGGAGATGGTTTCCCCTTCTCAAGTAAACATTTGAATTAGTTAGTGCACATGTTAACACAGGACGTATTCGATTGCCCATATGTAAAAAAGAGGTTTCGTACTCTCGTGGTTTTTGAAGAGTTTTTGTTTAATATGTTGACAGTGATAATGATTATCAATAGTGTAGTAAGATCTGCAGCGATTTATCTCAACAGGACTGGCAACATTATTGAAACGAGGTATGTAATGTGAAAGTAGACGTTAATCAGTTAGCAGCGCATTTTGCACAGATTCCTTTT
Protein-coding sequences here:
- a CDS encoding glycoside hydrolase family 16 protein; the protein is MKRKSWYTLVVTGIVSLFFSVSAFAGYVFWEPLTYFNASTWQKADGYSNGNMFNCTWRANNVNFTSDGKLKLGLTSSAQNKFDCGEYRSTNTYGYGLYEVSMKPAKNTGVVSSFFTYTGPSHGTQWDEIDIEFLGKDTTKVQFNYYTNGVGNHEKVINLGFDASQGFHTYAFDWQPGYIKWYVDGVLKHTATSNIPSTPGKIMMNLWNGTGVDSWLGPYNGANPLYAEYDWVKYTSN
- a CDS encoding ankyrin repeat domain-containing protein, producing MISLEEQLFKTVKDRDNENIQKWIQAGANINARDQNGQTAAMIATYNNDLISAKALIKAGADVNIQDCDGVSPLSHAKSRGFREIEDILIHAGAR
- a CDS encoding response regulator; translation: MLQILLVDDERSVVETLAETIPWESCGIGTVHEALSGAVALEIMDNHDIDIVITDIRMPEMSGIALITAIHEKWPHVQTILLSGHADFEYAKQAIAQESFDYLLKPVSDEDLIESVQRLVHRIKEKWETAASHQRALHAFQDHLPLLQSTMLHELLTGKVYDPKTLADKLDLLELPYSIGEDLGMLIIRMEKHLSEMAHGDLALMEYAICNIISEVMHNHFHIWHTRDVHDYIVVLVSMKHSTAMSHNRNETPQTLLEQYAAQIQTNVQLYLKGAISISVSSWGKFPYEIGELYERTVMSMRKRMGQVQGLFVTASDETDANSLHTIRSLYQPPTLISLLEAGRFEDVEQKIEHIFEELLHSNEHHDIAESTFEVYFAIAGAFAYIIHKNGKQISSLIPADSYRYFQAPSYSTAQQLQDWSIRTLHYIRDDAEQELRDNHSTIVRSVKSFVDLHLAGDVSLPAIADHVHLHPVYLSKVYKAETGEALTAYVYRLRMEKAAYHLRTSTAKVFEIAELVGYNNTAYFIRVFKKFYDLTPQEYRENLPV